The Pseudomonas pergaminensis nucleotide sequence CATTCGGCCTGCTGATCCTGGCCACCTGGCAGTTCGGCTGGATCGACTGGGCGGCCGCCAAGGCATGACCCTCCAACACCCACGCCTGAAAGCGGCGATCTTTCTGCTGCTATGCGCAGCGCCATTACTGGGCTCGGTACTGGCGTGGCAACGCGGCGAAACCGTCATCCCACTGGCGGCCTATGGCGTAGTCAGCGTCATCGCGTTTTTCCTCTACTGGAGCGACAAACGCAAGGCACGCAGCGACAGCTGGCGCACCCCTGAAAACATCCTCCACGCCGTCGAACTCGCGGGCGGCTGGCCAGGCGCGCTGATCGCCCAGCAAGTATTCCGGCACAAGACGCGGAAGGTGTCTTATCAAGTGCTGTTCTGGGTGATCGTGCTGTTGCATCAAGTGTTCTGGTTGGACCAACTGTTCCTGGGCGGCACGCTGTGGTCAGTCCTATAGGCTTACACAACGCTCTAACAACACCCAACGCTAACCACGATGCGAAGCGAGCCGCTGTTGATGTTGATGTTGCTCTTGATCCTGCTTTTGATCTCAAGCGCCCCGTCAAACACGCTGGCCGGAATTCGACAGGGATTTGGGGGGTAAACCGGCAGGGATGCCGGTTTAGCCGCCCCGCGCCATGGATGGCGCGTGGCGGCGGCCCCCCACATACCTGTCGGATTACGGGCACACCGAGCGTGAGCGAGGTGCCGAGTGTTGGGGCAAGAGCCCTTTGCTTACTTTGGGGCTTTTCCAAAGTGAGCCGCCGTAAGGGCGGAACCCATAGCAGCCGTTACCCAAATAACGGATATGTACTCGGTCTGATCCAACATCCAGGTCGGCTGTCAGGCCGCTTTCGCAGGCAAGCCAGCTCCCACATTTGGATCGTGGGGTGACAGTTAGAGTGTGGTCGGCTGTCAGGCCGCTTTCGCAGGCAAGCCAGCTCCCACATTTGGATCGCGGGGGGACAGTTAGATTGTGGTCGGCTGTGAGGCCGCCTTCGCAGGCAAGCCAGCTCCCACATTTTTGGATCGTGGGGCGACAGTTGGAGAGTGGTCGGCAGTTAGGCCGTCTTCGCAGGCAAGCCAGCTCCCACATTTGGATCGCAGGGCGACAGTTGGAGAGTGGTCGGCTGTCAGGCCGTCTTCGCAGGCAAGCCAGCTCCCACATTTGGAGCGCGGGGCTGCAGTTGGAGAATGCTCGGCTATCAGGCCCCTCGCCATACCCAAATACCTACGCCTCCAGCAACAACCCAACCTGCGTACGCTTAGGCAACTTACTTACCACCAACTGATGTGACCGCCGCAACAAACCCCGCAACTCCTCAGCCCCCAACGGATAGGGCGTATTCATAATCACCCACTGCGCCCGCGCCAGATACGGCGCCGGGTGAATACCTGGGCGATCCACATGCCCCAGGAACAACTCCTTGTCTACCTTGAACGCCAACGACTCACCGCGCAGATTCTGCAGCGCAAACATCTTATTGCCCGCAATCGAAAACACCCGCACACCACCCCACTTGTAGTCTTCCCGCGCGCCCGGCAGGCTCAGGCAGAACGTCGCGACTTGGGCTTCAGTCATCTTCATAACAGGCGGTCTCCACACCCTTTGAACCCTTCTTCCAGGTAATCGATCCAGGCACGAATGGCCGGCAACACGCCACGGCGATGCGGGTATACCGCTTGCAGCCAGCCACCCGGCAAGGACCATTCCGGCAGCAATTGCACCAACCGGCCGCTGGCCAGTTCTTCTTCACAGTACATCATCGGCAAGACGGTAAAGCCCAGGCCCATGATGGCGCTGGCCTTGCGCACGATAAAGTCGTCAATCCCCAGCCGGGCCTCCATTGCCAAGTCGTGAGCGTTGCCCTGGGGATCGAGAATGCGTTGATGCACCAAGCGGTCCGCCTCCAGCGCACCGAGGATCGGCAATTGCTTGAGGTCGTCCAGGGTTGCCACCTGGCGACCGAGCATCAGCGCGGGGCTGGCCACCAGTACGGTCTGTGCCTGACGCAGGCGTTTGGTGACCAGTAGCGGGTCTTCATCGCCGAGTTCGCGCACCCGCAACGCCACATCAATGCCTTCGGCCACCAGGTCGACACGGCGGTTGACCAGGGTCATCTCCAACTGCACCTGCGGGTGGGCGGCGAGAAAACCTGCGACCAACTCCGGCAGGATGTGCTGGGCCATGCCCACCGGGCAGCTCACCCGCAGTCGTCCACGGGGTTCACTGGACATGCTGGCCACCGCCTCATCGGCCATTTCCGCTTCCAGCAGCATCGCTTGGCAATGCCGCAGGTAGCGCTCGCCGACGGCGGTGAGGGTCAACTGGCGGGTAGTACGTTGCAGCAGGCGTGCACCGAGACGTTCTTCGAGCTCGGCAATGCGCCGCGACAGCCGCGACTTGGGAATCCCCAGCAGGCGCCCGGCTGCAGCGAAGCCACCGGCTTCGACGACTTTGGCGAAATAGTAGAGGTCGTTAAGGTCTTGCATGATCAACCTATTGTCCTGTCAATGGGACGAACTATCCGCGTCTGGCGTGTGCAAATCCACCAGAAAAAAAGCCAGCACTTTGTGGGCGCTGGCTTTTTTCCGACGGGACTGCCTAGAACTGCGCGCCCGCCATCAACACATACTTCACATGCACGTACTCTTCGATCCCGTAATAGCTGCCTTCACGGCCATAACCCGATTGCTT carries:
- a CDS encoding LysR substrate-binding domain-containing protein encodes the protein MQDLNDLYYFAKVVEAGGFAAAGRLLGIPKSRLSRRIAELEERLGARLLQRTTRQLTLTAVGERYLRHCQAMLLEAEMADEAVASMSSEPRGRLRVSCPVGMAQHILPELVAGFLAAHPQVQLEMTLVNRRVDLVAEGIDVALRVRELGDEDPLLVTKRLRQAQTVLVASPALMLGRQVATLDDLKQLPILGALEADRLVHQRILDPQGNAHDLAMEARLGIDDFIVRKASAIMGLGFTVLPMMYCEEELASGRLVQLLPEWSLPGGWLQAVYPHRRGVLPAIRAWIDYLEEGFKGCGDRLL
- a CDS encoding MmcQ/YjbR family DNA-binding protein, whose protein sequence is MKMTEAQVATFCLSLPGAREDYKWGGVRVFSIAGNKMFALQNLRGESLAFKVDKELFLGHVDRPGIHPAPYLARAQWVIMNTPYPLGAEELRGLLRRSHQLVVSKLPKRTQVGLLLEA
- a CDS encoding DUF1294 domain-containing protein → MTLQHPRLKAAIFLLLCAAPLLGSVLAWQRGETVIPLAAYGVVSVIAFFLYWSDKRKARSDSWRTPENILHAVELAGGWPGALIAQQVFRHKTRKVSYQVLFWVIVLLHQVFWLDQLFLGGTLWSVL